The genome window atagcccttacacagcctggaggtgtgttgggtcattgtcctgttgaaaaacaaatgatagtcccactaagagcaaaccagatgggatggcgtatcactgcaggttaagtgtgccttaaattctaaatgaatcactgacagtgtcaccagcaaagcaccatcacacctcctccttcatgcttcacggtgagaaccacacatacggagatcatccgttcacctactctgcgtctcacaaagacaaggcggttggaaccaaaaatctcaaatttggactcatcagaccaaaggacagatttccaccagtctaatgtccattgcttgtgtttcttggcccaaacaagtctcttcttatcattggtgtcctctagtagtggtttctttgtagaaaatcgaccatgaaggcctgattcacgcagtctcatctgaacagttgatgttgattcgtgactgttacttgaactctgtgaagcatttttttgggctgcaatctgaggtgcagttaagtcTAATTAAgtgatcctctgcagcagaggtaactctgggtcttcctttcctgtgatggtcttcatgagagccagtttcatcatagagcttgatggtttttgcgactgcacttgaagaaactttcaaagttcttgaaatattccgcattgactgaccttcatgtcttaaagtaatgatggactgtcgtttctctttgcttatttgagaagttcttgccataatatggatttggtcttttaccaaatagggctatccctaccttgtcacaacacaactgattggctcaagatGGAAATACATTCCACAGATTAACTTTTAacgaggcacacctgttaattgaaatgcattccaggtgactacctcatgaagctggttgagagaatgccaatagtgtgtaaagctgtcattaaagggtggctactttgaagaatttcaaatctcaaatatattttgatttgtttaacacttttttggttgctacatgattccttatgtgttaattcatagttttgatgccttcactgttattctacaatgtagaaaacagtaaaaataaagaaaaacccttgaatgactaggtgtgtccaaacttttgactggtactgtaccttcAGTAGGAAGCAGTGCGAGGAGCTTGTCTCACAAACTGAATAGGTCAATTTCTACTCATGTGATATATTGTGTTGTGCGTAGGTTAAGTCTTGTGGTGAGATTTCAGACTTTTCCCCAAGTGCACATTTAGCTCAGAAAGTGTTACGTTTAACACTTTCACAATGTACACGTGTCCCACTGTACAGTTTTAAAGTAAAACTTCTGTTGATGCATTTCCCTGTTGGAATGAATGGGACATTTTTCACGCAATAAGTATTTATGGAGACATATACAGCAATCCTGAAACTTTCATGTAATACATTTTCTTACAAAAAAGAATATTGTGAATTTTAATTACAACATTGCTAAACACTTACACATTTTACTTCTTATTGGGGATTTAAATAATACAATTTGCTGGAAATTCTATCGTAATTGGTTAATGTAACTAAGTACTTACTGTATGTTATATAAATACCAATATGTACAGTGTATACATATACCAAGACATGAGAAACCCTCTACAACCTTCTAGATAGTCTTACTACAAAGTCTTCTTTTATCAAGGTCACATAAGAACGTCATTGAATACAAACAAGCCCCTACTCTCTTTCTAGCTTATCGCTATATGATGCCCTGTAACTTAAAATCATATATCACAAAAATATGTCAAAAAGGTTGATGGAATCAATGTTGACCCTCTGCATCAACTCAAGAGCGGGGGATGTATACACAAGAAAATTGCTATTGACTTCAGCAATGCATGTGCAAAGCTATTCATAAATCATTATATAATGTGTCTGATATAACAACTCACTGGCAGCAGGTAGCCTTGCTGttaggagtgttgggccagtaactgaaaggtcactggttcaattACCGAGCTGACTTGgttaaaaatctgttgatgtgcccttgagcaaggcacttaaccctaattgctccagggttgctGTCAATAATGTCTGATTTCTGACTCTGCCCCACTCTGAGGGGGAGTGGGataatgcaaaaaacacatttccacttTGCACTTGTACGTGTGGtgtaggacaaatataagcacccacctaatTATTATAATGGGGAACTTGGACCAAATTAATTTATCACTCTCTCAGATACAATTGCAGCTGTTAGGGCAAGCCAGCCAACATTCAAGAACAACGGTCTCCTGGAGAGaagacaaaatcaaatcaaaaagggAGTGGCTCTTTTCAGCTGAACAGAATGCTTTGGGGCTGAGTTTAAACATGTTTTTATCAATCCATCACATTTACCAACCTTGTCGGTTCTTTTCAGTTCCTTTCTAGACAGAAAGCAGTCAATAATTAAGCTCTGTCACTGTGACAACCTTAAGAAATGATCACCCCTGACATCCatgtacatacatttacattttacatttacatttaagtcatttagtacATGTACAATAGAACCTGTGTGTTGGTACAATGTTTGGAGAGAGTTGGGTACTTGAGAACACCCACTGTGGTGACACCAGGGGCCTCGCTAGTGTCTTGAAAAGAGCCTGTTAATATTCTCAACTGGCCCTGGACCCCATGGCAGCAAAAAGCTAATTCACTGAACAGTTCTACATTTGAAGAGACCAGCTTGATAGAAACAGATAGAACACAGCTTATTTAGCTTATACAGCACATGAAGACTCCAAAGAGGGTAGCTAAATAACAATTAGGCTATGACAACCTAAAGCTGTACATTATTTCTGCTCAAGTAGAATGTGCTTATATCTTTCAGGTCTACCTTggtcatacagtgagggaaaaaagtatttgatcacctgctgattttgtacatttgcccactgacaaagaaatgatcagtctatcattttaatggtaggtttatttgaacagtgagagacagaataacaacaaaaaagtccagaaaaacacatgtcaaaaatgttataaattgatttgcattttaatgacggaaataagtatttgacccctctgcaaaacatgacttagtacttggtggcaaaacccttgttggcaatcacagaggtcagacgtttcttgtagttggccaccaggtttgcacacatctcaggagggattttgtcccattcctctttgcagatcttctccaagtcattaaggtttcaaggctgacgtttggcaactcgaaccttcagctccctccacagattttctatgggattaaggtctggagactggctaggccactccaggaccttaatgtgtttcttcttgagccactgctttgttgccttggccgtgtgttttgggtcattgtcatgctggaatacccatccacgacccattttcaatgcccaggctgagggaaggaggttctcacccaagatttggttgtacatggccccatccatcgtcggtttgatgcggtgaagttgtccagtCCCCttggcagaaaaacacccccaaagcataatgtttccacctccatgtttgacggtggggatggtgttcttggggtcataggcagcattcctcctcctccaaacacggtgagttgagttgatgccaaagagctccattttggtctcaactgaccacaacactttcacccagttgtcctctgaatcattctgatgttcattggcaaacttcagacgggcatgtatatgtgctttcttgagcagggggaccatgcgggcgctgcaggatttcagtccttcacggtgtagtgtgttaccaattgttttcttggtgactatggtcccagctgccttgagatcattgacaaggtcctcccgtgtagttctgggctgattcctcaccattctcatgatcattgcaactccacgaggtgagatcttgcatggagccccaggccgagggagattgacagttcttttgtgtttcttccatttgcgaataatcgcatcaactgatgtcaccttctcaccaagctgcttggcgatggtcttgtagcccattcctgccttgtgtaggtctacaatcctgtccctgacatccttggaaagctctttggtcttggccatggtggagagtttggaatctgattgattgattgctactgtggacaggtgtcttttatacaggtaacaagcagagattaggagcactccctttaagagtgtgctcctaatctcagctcattacctgtataaaagacacctgggagccagaaatctttctgattgagagggggtcaaatacttatttccctcattaaaatgcaaatcaatttataacatttttgacatgcggttttctggatttttttgtttttattctgtctctcactgttcaaataaacctaccattaaaattatagactgataatttctttgtcagtgggcaaacgtacaaaatcagcaggggatcaaatacttttttccctcactgtatacttcAATGTCTTTGTGAGAGGTTTGTTATAAAAAAGTGAAATGTCATTGATAGATGTACTGTGGTGTAATAAATAATGTTTCAGATGCAGATTTAGCAGAGTAAATTATATGGTGGAGTGATTTTCTTATTGGACCATAAACTGGTGTGGCATTGCTACAGAAACTGAGAAGCAAAAACAGTTGTAGGGTGTTTCAGGAATGTTTCATTAAAGCCAGTGTCCGTTGGTCCATTTTCTGTCGATTTACAAAGGAAAGATAATAATTTGAGCGTTCTTTTGACAGAACAGATAATGAACTGTAAGAAGCTGAGCCCATGGCTAATGCAGAAGTATTCCCAGCGTCACTTAAATGTTTTAAGATTCACGTCTCTGTTCATCCAAATAATTAAGCAGCACTCCTCTTAATTGCCTCTCATCTATCTGGGGGACATTTAAGATGGTCCGGTTCACCCTGTCCGTATCTTATCCCCTTCAGCACCACaatgcaacacaacaacattcaGGAGCGTGATGTCTACTGAAAGTTAGGCGACTAAAGTTGAAAATACCATTCAGACTTCAGTTGAACTTGTATACTGTTCCTATCCCGAAACGTTGAGTTTTTTTAATTGAAAGTGAATGTTGCTGAAGCTTCAACTAAAGAAACCCCACACCACAGTCAGCGTTTGCATCCCGGAGCCCTTTGGTCATACATTATGTGATATTTATCCTTTGTCTTTTATCACGTTCCCCTATGGGGAGGCTCACAAATTTTTGTCTTGGTGGACAGGAAGGCAAGATGGATCAGAAGGTGAATGCGTAGACCACTCCCACCACCACAATGTTGCCGATAGTAGCAATGATGGCAATCCAGAGCCAGATAGCGTCACTGGACGAGGACTGGTCGTCCTGCTGGGCCTGGGCTGAGGTGGCCGCAGAGGCGGCGTGGACACTGGCCGAGGAATTGAAGAGCGAGTGGTCGGCACTGTAGTTGTCATTGGGTGAGGAGTCCATGAAGGCCCCCGTCATGACTGGGATCTGCAGGACAGGGAAGgatggaggatgggagggagggagagggagagaaagagagagagagagaagattagATAAGAAATTAATTGACAAAACCAAAAGgtgttattttatttgatatgcAGTGTAGAGCTCTTTGCCAGTAGGTACAGAAGATTTGATCTAACATTACAGTTTCTTTCCTGTGAGTGGGAGATGTTCTTGGGTCCTGCATTAGCAAGTTAAAAGTTGAAATGAAATAGTGAATGTATCACGGCATCTTGTGGGAACAAGGTTTCTCACTTCTGGTGTGGATCCCCCCACGCACACACAGGTGCGTTTCCACCCTGGGAACTAGGGCTTAATTAACACAAAATAAATATTTAACGAGTGGGAAGTGAGAGTGATTTATTGCTTGGGACAATTAGAAGCCTGCTGAGAAGGCTGCTGGACAGCAgagcagaagaagagagagagagtgcatcctctcatatgtactgtatgtaccgtAGGAAGATAAGGAGTGCCTGAAAACGAGAGAACACTTGCTTGCTGCGAACGCTAGCTCTCAAATTAGAAAACAGATTCCTCTCCTCCAAGGGCTGTCAAAAGAACTATGCTAAAAATACTTGAGGGATGTAGAGCACTCACACTATATACACCAAAACACTCTTACTCTTTCTGCtcgctctctttcacacacacactaatacagtgagagaaaaaacacacacagagcacacagtcTCATTTGAGGTCATTCCTCTCACTGAGAGAAATTAATTTTTTTATAGCATTCCGCTGCTCTACAGCCATTGGCCCCTGGTGGTGAGTAATGACATGACATATCCAATTGGGCATGATGGGAGCAGATATCTATGTATGGGGACAGTAACCTGAGGTTCTCCCCACCTAGTGATCACTCAGCCAGAAGTAAAGACTAGGGTTGACTGATGGAGaagaactgccatgagccttccatccatggagtctgtcagtttcttgatctgttcacgataaattttcgctgaagcagcaaccacagcctcccaaatgctgttcaaagaggtgtattgtcttccctcactgtaaatctcacgtttgagaagggcccacaagttctcaacaggatttaagtcaggtgaggaagggggccaggtcgttattcaggcatctttgaggcccttgctggctagccaagcagtggagtacttggatgcatgtgatggagcattgtcctgcataaagatcatggccttctagagtgctgaggacttcttcctgtaccactgtttgacgaaagaatcttccagaaactggcagtaggtttgggagttgagtttcagtccatcttcaacccgaaaaggtccaactacctcatcctcaatgatagcagcccataccagtacccctccttcaccttgctggcacatgactcaaagtggtgccctgtgtccattactgatccagccacgggcccatccatttggtccatcaagagtcactttaatttcctctgtccataaaacctttgaaaaatctgtcttcaggtatttctttgcccaatcttgatgcttcaacttgtgaatcttattcagttgtggtcttgtttcagtcttcttgaccttggccatgtctctgagcacttaaCACCTTGTACttttgaacactccaggtaggttatagttctggaatacggtggcactggaggataatgggttcctggtagtttgacgtttaattatTCTCatgtcttttgcagttaatttgcgcctttgcgccccagttgactattcgcaacaaaacgtttgattgtCCGATGGTCACGCCTCAATAGttgagctatttaaagagtgtcgcatccgtctgaaaggcattttacatttttggcttttcagtgtcagttaaatctcttttttggcccattttacctgaggtaatgaggctacctaataattatgcacaccttgatttacatttacattacatttaagtcatttagcagacgctgttatccagagcgacttacaaaatggtgcattcaccttatgatatccagtggaacaaccactttacaatagtgcatctaaatcttttaaggggggggttagaaggattactttatcctatcctaggtattccttaaagaggtggggtttcaggtgtctccggaaggtggtgattgactccgctgtcctggcgtcgtgagggagcttgttccaccattggggtgccagagcagcgaacagttttgactgggctgagcgggaactgtgcttcctcagaggtagggtggccagcaggccagtggtggatgaacgcagtgcccttgtttgggtgtagggcctgatcagagcctgaaggtatggaggtgccgttcccttcacagctccgtaggcaatcaccatggtcttgtagcggatgcgagcttcaactggaagccagtggagagagcggaggagcggggtgacgtgagagaacttgggaaggttgaacaccagacgggctgcggcgttctggatgagttgtaggggtttaatggcacaggcagggagcccagccaacagcgagttgcagtaatccagacgggagatgacaagtgcctggattaggacctgcgccgcttcctgtgtgaggcagggtcgtactctgcgaatgttgtagagcatgaacctacaggatcgggtcaccgccttgatgttagtggagaacgacagggtgttgtccaggatcacgccaaggttcttagcactctgggaggaggacacaagggagttgtcaaccgtgatggcgagatcatggaacgggcagtccttccccgggaggaagagcagctccgtcttgccgaggttcagcttgagctggtgatccgtcatccacactgatatgtctgacagacatgcagagatgcgattcgccgcctggttatcagaagggggaaaggagaagattaattgtgtgtcgtctgcatagcaatgataggagagaccatgtgaggatatgacagagccaagtgacttggtgtatagcgagaataggagagggcctagaacagagccctgggggacaccagtggtgagagcgcatggtgcggagacagattctcgccacgccacctggtaggagcgacctgtcaggtagggacgcaatccaagcgtgggccgcgccggagatgcccaactcggagagggtggagaggaggatctgatggttcacagtatcaaaggcagcagataggtctagaaggatgagagcagaggagagagagttagctttagcagtgcggagagcctccgtgacacagagaagagcagtctcagttgaatgcccagtcttgaaacctgactgattaggatcaagaaggtcattctgagagagatagcaggagagctggccaaggacggcacgttcaagagttttggagagaaaagaaagaagggatactggtctgtagttgttgacatcggagggatcgagtgtaggttttttcagaaggggtgcaactctcgctctcttgaagacggaagggacgtagccagcggtcaaggatgagttgatgagcgaggtgaggaaggggagaaggtctccggaaatggtctggagaagagaggaggggatagggtcaagtgggcaggttgttgggcggccggccgtcacaagacgcgagatttcatctggagagagaggggagaaagaggtcaaagcacagggtagggcagtgtgagcaggaccagcggtgtcgtttgacttagcaaacgaggatcggatatcgtcaaccttcttttcaaaatggttgacgaagtcatccgcagagagggaggagggggggagggggaggaggattcaggagggaggagaaggtagcaaaggcttcctagggttagaggcagatgcttggaatttagagtggtagaaagtggctttagcagcagagacagaagaggagaatgtagagaggagtgagtgaaaggatgccaggtccgcaggggaggcgagttttcctccattttcgctcggctgcccggagccttgttctgtgagctcgtagtgagtcgtcgagccacggagcaggaggggaggaccgagccggcctggaggataggggacagagaaaatcaaaggatgcagaaagggaggagaggagggttgaggaggcagaatcaggagataggttggagaaggtttgagcagagggaagagatgataggatggaagaggagagagtagcgggagagagagagcgaaggttgggacggcgcaataccatccgagtaggggcagagtgagaagtgttggatgagagcaagagggaaaaggatacaaggtagtggtcggagatttggaggggagttgcaatgagattagtggaagaacagcttctagtaaagatgaggtcaagcgtattgcctgccttgtgagtagggggggaaggtgagagggtgaggtcaaaagaggagaggagtggaaagaaggagatataattgatataaggtgttattcactttcgccacaccctccctcattacacaaatatatatcacctgaaaatgattaaatccaataagcattcaagtttatatggtttggagttccaaaatgtgaatagaaataatgataagatcagaatactcacttgcctaataattgtgcatgcAGTGTACTGTAGCTAAATGTTTTTTAGTGATAGTAGGTTTAGCTGAATAGAGCCTAATGACAAAAATCTACATTTAGACACATCTAACATAAACACCACTATATGGCTCATTTCACCATAAAAACATCCACATCATAGCTTTGCATAACATGCAAGAATTGTTAAGGTAGTAACTTTGGAAAAACATTAGTAATCTGGTAGCACTTGTTCGCCCGGGCCTTGTCTGAACCCATTATTTCCCAGTGCACCGGCACGAGGTCAGCACAGCTAGCTGTAAGCATTAAAATTccacctcatgggtggaatgttattaatatttaataattaataaacattatttcgaAAAACCCACAGAatatctggtgtttctatgtcaaaaggttttgttatatttcagtcttctgtgatgtttaTAAAgtctaatattgggatgcaaactccaaATTGAATAGATTTCAACTTTATATCTGACATGGAACAGGTGTCttgtttttttaagcccataacaatGTGTGTGAGGTCTATACTttggtttcaaagtagatttgtttaagactaccaagaaacatcctgtgtgaccctgatttagcccactgcagaaaAAGGTTAATGGAATGGAAAGAGAGAAACCCTGGTATGGGGCATCCCCAGGCCGCTGTGCACTTAAGCGGGCAATGAGGGCCATCTCCCATGCATCAATGTCAGGAAACCGATGCCAGTAAACTTGCATGGGTGAGTGGCTGCGTAATAGAGCTAGTCATCTGGTCACTGACCAGGGTAGGCTTAGATCTTGCGGATCTGCTGGCTAAACGGCTATAGGCGGATCTATTTTAACATTGCGAGCAGTTTATTGGTGCTATATTGGATTAGATGGAACATGCAAAGTTTGCACACTCTAAaaaatgctgggttgtttggatgacccaactgctgggttgcaAGCATTGGGTTACTTTgttgggttgttttctttaaaaagagcaaggttgggttgttgatgctgggttattgatgctgggttattgagataTGAGCCAGCGGGTTagatcagaagactggaggcgtGGCTCAGTAGgggcgtggctttcagatagtaATTTTTGGCCACCTGTAACAgattggcagtcgtggtgaaggaatgtggcacaggaagcagcgagcacagggtagtggcgtatttaatgtacactcactcattaaacaaaatactcccacacacaggggagaaaatgcacacggcgtaaaatagcgccgacacgaacatgaaccgtcacaatagaaataatcccgcacaacacggaagcggaccagctaacataaatagccccgctaattaaccaaactaaacacaggtgcacaaaaccaaaaggaagggaaaaacaaaaaatggaatcagtggcagctaataggccggtgacgacgaccgccgagcgccacccgagcaggagggggcgccaccgtcggtgggaatcgtgacaccaCCCATGAAAGTGGGTGGCCGGTTCATCTGTTCTGTTTTATTGTTATCACATGTTAAGGTTTATCAACACTGACACTGTAGGTCCCGTGTTGCTCAGTTgctagagcatggcgcttgcaatgttagggttgtgtgtttgattcccatgggggaccagtaggAAAAAAAAGTAGGATAATGTtggcactcactactgtaagtctctctggataagagcatctgctaaattattaAAATGTGAAATGCTTACACAAGTGTATGATTTCCTCAAGAACCTATGCGTAAACCAATGTTGGGATAGTTACAATATGTAAATAACACTGGGTGAAAAGGGTCTATATCAGGGGATGTCTTCACATGACACATTTTTGATATTCTAGAGAATACAGACCATTTCCAATCCATTTTTTTGAGATTTGTGGATATGCACCATATCCTGATAAATTCTGAATCTAGATGTGTCCTTTAGACATATATGATATTGGGATTACTCCAAATATCACACGAAGACATATCCTATGGCCGAATATGGACTCATTCAATATCCTGAGATATGTGACAACGTATTTTCACTCTTCATGTTGACAAATACTGACTGTATACATCACATATAATGCTTCTCAATATGCTGAAAATTAGGATTTCTTATGCATTTCTGAGTTCTCAGCACATGCTCAATAATTTTACAAATATGAAATCCATATTTTTCTTTCATGCACAAATCATTTTTGGATTCCCTCTGGATATCATACATGGTATGGCCAGATATTGACTCATTAGATATCCTGAGATCTATTTTTTCTCTATATGATGACAAATActgacagtaggcctatatagTATATTTTCTCAGCACATACAATGCATATGGTCTTGACTGAGGTCCATATAAGGATCTAGAAATGCATTTGATATGCTGATGCATATTTGAGTTTTGAGGACATGCTCAATAATTTGACACAatatttatatacagtgccttcagaaagtattcagaccctttgattttttccacatattgttaggttacagccttattctaaaattgattaaatagtatgttttccttgtcaatctacacacaatacccaataatgacaaagcaaaaccagattttttaaatgtttgcaaatgtattaaaaataaaaaactgaaaaatacatttacatactgtaagtattcagaccctttactcagtactttgttgaagcacctttggcaacaattacagccttgagtcttccttGGTATGACGCTAGACCCTTGGCATAACTGTATttgggaaggttctcccattcttctctgcagatcctctcaagctctgtcaggttggatggggagtgttgctgcacagctatttccaggtctctccatagatgttcgatcgggtacaAGTCTGgactctggttgggccactcaag of Salmo salar chromosome ssa01, Ssal_v3.1, whole genome shotgun sequence contains these proteins:
- the LOC106601673 gene encoding uncharacterized protein C14orf132-like translates to MDLSFMAAQIPVMTGAFMDSSPNDNYSADHSLFNSSASVHAASAATSAQAQQDDQSSSSDAIWLWIAIIATIGNIVVVGVVYAFTF